The nucleotide window AGCCGGAGTGTTGTAACCCGATTTACCCACCGTAGCAGAGAGGCTCTTTTCAACGGTGGTGGTATCGAGATCGCGGCCCGGCGTTTTGATATTGAAATGGGTAATAGCGAAACGGAAAATCAGGTAGTAACCCACAAACCAGACGGCAGCCACCACCGGCACGAAATACCATTTGGTGGCGAGGCCATGCAGGATGCCAAACACCACGAAATCGATAATGTTGCCGTCCGTATTGCCGATGGTCACGCCCAGTACCGCCATCACGGTGAATCCCAGTCCGGTCAGCAGCGCATGGATCAGATAGAGCACGGGCGCCACAAACAGGAACAGGAATTCAATCGGTTCGGTGGTGCCGCCCACCACGCAGGCCACCACCCCTGAAATCAGCAGCCCCTTTATTTTGTGTCGGTTTTCAGGACGGGCGCAGTGGTACATCGCCAGCGCTGCGCCCGGTAAACCGCCGAGGAAGGCGGGCATTTTACCCTGCGACAGGAAGCGCGTGGCGCTTTCAGCAAAGCCAGAGGTCTGCGGGCAGGAGAGCTGTGCCTGGAAAATGGTTAAAGCGCCGCTGACGCTGTGACCGCAAACTTCCATCGTGCCGCCCGCATCGGTAAAGCGGATAATCGCCACCAGAATATGCTGCAGGCCAAACGGCAGCAGCAGGCGTTCGCCGGTGCCGAAGATCATCGGGCCGAACTCGCCAGCGCCGTTGATAACCCAGCCAAGCCCGGTAATTGCCGCAGCGAACCAGGGCCAGATCAGCGGAACCATCAGCCCGACCAGCCCCATGACCAGCGTGGTAATTATCGGTACAAAGCGCGTGCCGCCAAAGAAGGCGAGCGCGTCAGGCAGACGGATGGTATGGAAACGCTCATGCAGATAAAACACGATGATGCCCACAATGACCGCGCCGAGGATCCCGGTATCGATCGACTGAATGCCGATAATATTCTGGATGTTGTTGGCCTTGAGTAGCGCAGCATCGGTCGCCGGTAAAATCCCTTTCGCGTTAAGCCAGAAGTTCACCGCCAGATTCATCACCGCAAAGCCCACAAAGCCGGAGAAGGCGGCAACGCCCTTATTTTCCCGCGCCATCCCCAGCGGGATCGCAATGGCAAACATCACCGGCAGATAGCTGAAGGCAAACGATCCTACTTTGCTCATCCACAGGAAAATCAGCTGTAAAACCTGATTGCCCAGAAAGGGGATCAGCGTGATGACATCGTGACTGCTCAGCGAGCTGCCAATTCCCATCATGATGCCGCAGAACGAGAGCAGCGCAACGGGAAGCATAAAAGTTTTGCCCAGACTCTGGAAAAATTCCCACAGCGTTATTTTGTGTTTAGTGGCCGACATAGACTCTCCCGGGATAAAAAAAGCTCAGACCGCGCTGAGATAAAAAAATGATAAAACGTTTTATCAGGTATTAATGCGCCATAAGTCACACTCTTCCCGGCAGTGCAGGTTTTATTTCAGGCCTCACAAGTGTAACGTTTTACCTTGTGGTTTCGACCAGGTTCACTAAACGAGTCAGCCAGGGCTGGCTGGAAATTTTATGTCACTGAAAAAAAGCACCATAAATGATGTTGCGCTCGAAGCTGGCGTCTCCGTGACGACGGTCTCTCTGGTCTTGTCCGGAAAAGGGCGCATCTCCTCTGCCACCACCGAACGCGTTAACAAAGCTGTTCAGGCGCTTGGGTTTGTTCCAAATCGCTCTGCCACCATGCTCAGAGGCGGCGGCAGCGGGGTGGTGGGATTGATCGTCCGCGATCTCTGCCATCCTTTTTACGCTGAGATGACCGCAGGCCTCAGCGAAGGGCTGGAAGCGCAGGGCAAAGTGCTGTTTCTGACGCAAAGCGGGCCGAAGGGCAAGCAGATTGACCGCTGTTTCGATACGCTGGTGGCGCAGGGGGTGGAGGGGATTGTATTAGGCGGCGGTGCGGAGAACGCCTCGCACCTTGTTGAAAAAGCGCGTGAGCAGGGGATCGCCCTGATCTGCGCCTCACGAGCCAGTAGCCTGGAGGAGACGGACTCTATCCGTCCCGATAATCTCCACGCTGCGCAGATTGCTACGGAG belongs to Erwinia pyri and includes:
- the malX gene encoding maltose/glucose-specific PTS transporter subunit IIBC, which codes for MSATKHKITLWEFFQSLGKTFMLPVALLSFCGIMMGIGSSLSSHDVITLIPFLGNQVLQLIFLWMSKVGSFAFSYLPVMFAIAIPLGMARENKGVAAFSGFVGFAVMNLAVNFWLNAKGILPATDAALLKANNIQNIIGIQSIDTGILGAVIVGIIVFYLHERFHTIRLPDALAFFGGTRFVPIITTLVMGLVGLMVPLIWPWFAAAITGLGWVINGAGEFGPMIFGTGERLLLPFGLQHILVAIIRFTDAGGTMEVCGHSVSGALTIFQAQLSCPQTSGFAESATRFLSQGKMPAFLGGLPGAALAMYHCARPENRHKIKGLLISGVVACVVGGTTEPIEFLFLFVAPVLYLIHALLTGLGFTVMAVLGVTIGNTDGNIIDFVVFGILHGLATKWYFVPVVAAVWFVGYYLIFRFAITHFNIKTPGRDLDTTTVEKSLSATVGKSGYNTPAILAALGGMENITSLDNCLTRLRLTVKEMSLVDDAALKANRVIGVVHLNQHSLQVVIGPQVQSVKDEMASMMATVPG
- a CDS encoding Mal regulon transcriptional regulator MalI codes for the protein MSLKKSTINDVALEAGVSVTTVSLVLSGKGRISSATTERVNKAVQALGFVPNRSATMLRGGGSGVVGLIVRDLCHPFYAEMTAGLSEGLEAQGKVLFLTQSGPKGKQIDRCFDTLVAQGVEGIVLGGGAENASHLVEKAREQGIALICASRASSLEETDSIRPDNLHAAQIATEYLIRRGHHCIAWLGGSGSSLTRAERIGGYCSTLLQYGLPFRSEWIIESGRYQRDVAELTEDLIHHHPTITAILCHNASVALGCYFGLQRTGRIIGKGGVDSYYGQQMALVGFGDAPEAELTDPPLTFITSSAREIGRTAAQRLLQRMADPAGAVQNSILPPVLIERGSA